A window of Costertonia aggregata contains these coding sequences:
- a CDS encoding TonB-dependent receptor, with protein sequence MKKMYFAVVALMFTAMAFSQGVTTSAIGGQVTDNLGEPLPGASIVAVHTPSGTTYGAATDFDGFYRISGIRTGGPYKITFSYVGFNNDVKEGIFLNLGSTNKINVQLSESATALDEVVVTGVSGGVFGSNKTGTETNISQRQVATTPAASRSIADFVRLTPQAQLSEGDDGFSISLAGQNNRYNAIYIDGAVNNDVFGLAGSGTNGGQTGVNPLSVDAIETFQINIAPFDVRQSGFSGGSINAVTRSGSNEFEGSAYFFTRNQDLVAKTPTALINEGDEREKVDEFSANTYGLRVGGPLVKDKLFFFLNYERNETEIPQPFIFSNYRGRASEADLAGLSTFLQDTYNFDPGIFNNNTRTLESNTLVAKVDWNINENNNLSLRHSYVGAENLEARSSGNTSIGFINGSEFFESSTNSTALELNSRFGNKFSNSFVIGYTAVRDDRDPSGDPFPTVEIQDGGGNINFGSEPFSTANLLNTDYLTITNNFEIYAGRHTVTLGANVEFATVKNLFFAFNYGFYEFQDQIDDDGNLLSSGLNQFLTGQDANLYQHGYSLIGNGAVGDESSGSADFKTFQAGFYVQDDVQLTDDFKVSIGARIDIPSWEDGTANDSFNNETIPLLEAAGKNLQGARVGQGVGTAMFAPRLGFNWDVNGERSTQIRGGIGVFTSRLPLVWPGGTYNNNGVTGGFMFEFGQEFEPNINNQFEDPAPGSGGLGGNIDLIAEDFKLPQVVKYNIAVDQKLPIWNLVASVDFLYTDVITDVFYENLNIGAPTGNFQGADNRPFYDRRNRIDNTYQGIYLASNTGGGNATNATFTLSKPFENGFAGSVSYTYGESNKIFDGTSSQNSSQWRNIQTVNGKNSNLPVTRSDFALGSRILANASYELKWNDNVKTTVALLYQGFQGSPYSFIYNESNRDLLGDDSRDNALIYVPASQGEIELVNLVDRDGNLFTPEQQWQALNTFIENDEYLSTRRGQYAERNATRGPWSHIVDLKFLQDFTVNVGNKKHTLQLSADIFNFTNLLNKDWGRLNFVGSEVTPLTTVSTGDTPTFNLNPGAVNLDGTPNFQEFDDEGIQSSRWQAQLGVRYIFN encoded by the coding sequence ATGAAAAAAATGTACTTCGCCGTTGTAGCACTTATGTTCACTGCAATGGCCTTTTCACAAGGGGTTACCACCTCCGCCATCGGAGGACAGGTTACCGATAATTTGGGCGAGCCATTACCGGGTGCTAGTATAGTGGCCGTACATACACCATCGGGTACTACCTATGGTGCTGCAACTGATTTTGATGGTTTTTATCGTATATCGGGTATTCGTACCGGTGGCCCTTATAAAATAACTTTTTCCTACGTGGGATTTAATAATGATGTAAAAGAGGGAATCTTTTTAAATCTTGGTTCTACCAATAAAATCAATGTTCAGCTTTCGGAATCTGCAACAGCTCTTGACGAAGTTGTTGTTACAGGAGTTTCAGGGGGTGTTTTTGGTTCAAACAAGACCGGCACCGAAACGAACATATCTCAACGTCAAGTGGCCACAACGCCAGCAGCATCACGTTCAATAGCTGATTTTGTGCGTTTAACACCACAAGCCCAATTAAGTGAAGGTGATGATGGTTTTTCTATCTCATTAGCTGGTCAGAATAACCGTTACAATGCCATATATATTGATGGTGCCGTAAATAACGATGTATTCGGTTTAGCGGGCTCTGGTACCAATGGAGGTCAAACAGGTGTAAACCCATTATCTGTTGATGCTATTGAAACTTTTCAAATTAACATTGCTCCATTTGATGTAAGACAATCAGGATTCTCAGGTGGTTCTATAAATGCGGTAACTAGATCGGGTTCTAACGAATTCGAAGGTTCGGCCTATTTTTTTACACGTAATCAGGATTTAGTGGCTAAAACTCCTACTGCATTAATCAACGAAGGGGACGAACGTGAAAAAGTAGATGAATTTAGTGCGAATACTTACGGACTTCGTGTAGGCGGTCCTTTGGTTAAGGATAAGTTGTTTTTCTTCTTAAATTACGAGCGTAATGAAACTGAAATCCCACAACCCTTTATTTTTAGTAACTACAGGGGTCGTGCAAGCGAAGCCGATTTGGCTGGTCTTAGCACCTTCCTTCAAGATACTTACAATTTTGACCCAGGTATTTTCAACAATAACACCAGAACCTTGGAAAGTAATACTTTAGTGGCAAAAGTTGATTGGAACATCAATGAGAACAATAATTTGTCTTTGAGACATAGTTATGTAGGTGCAGAAAACTTGGAAGCTAGGAGTTCTGGAAATACAAGCATTGGTTTTATAAACGGGTCTGAATTTTTTGAATCTTCTACAAATTCTACAGCCTTGGAATTGAACTCTAGATTTGGAAATAAATTTAGCAATAGTTTTGTGATAGGTTATACTGCTGTTCGAGATGATCGTGACCCTTCCGGCGACCCATTCCCAACAGTTGAAATACAAGATGGTGGAGGTAATATCAATTTTGGTTCCGAACCGTTTTCAACGGCCAATTTATTAAATACGGATTACTTGACCATAACCAACAACTTTGAGATATATGCTGGTCGTCATACGGTTACTTTGGGTGCTAACGTAGAGTTTGCAACAGTAAAAAACTTGTTTTTTGCTTTTAATTATGGATTTTATGAATTCCAAGATCAAATTGATGATGATGGAAATCTTCTTTCATCTGGTTTAAATCAATTTTTGACTGGTCAAGACGCAAACTTGTACCAACATGGTTATTCTTTGATCGGCAATGGCGCAGTTGGCGATGAATCATCTGGTTCGGCAGACTTTAAAACTTTCCAAGCTGGGTTTTATGTGCAAGACGATGTACAGCTTACCGATGATTTTAAGGTAAGTATTGGTGCGCGTATCGATATTCCGAGTTGGGAAGATGGTACCGCAAACGATTCTTTTAACAATGAAACTATACCATTGTTGGAAGCAGCTGGCAAAAACCTACAGGGTGCACGCGTTGGCCAAGGTGTGGGTACTGCCATGTTTGCCCCAAGATTAGGTTTTAACTGGGATGTGAATGGTGAGCGTTCAACACAAATTAGGGGTGGAATAGGTGTTTTTACCTCAAGATTGCCTTTGGTATGGCCAGGTGGAACATACAATAATAATGGTGTTACTGGTGGTTTTATGTTTGAATTTGGGCAAGAGTTTGAGCCAAATATAAATAATCAATTTGAAGACCCAGCACCAGGCTCTGGTGGTCTTGGGGGTAATATAGATTTAATAGCAGAAGATTTTAAGTTACCACAGGTAGTAAAATACAACATCGCTGTTGATCAAAAATTACCTATTTGGAACTTGGTTGCTTCTGTAGACTTTCTTTACACTGATGTAATAACAGATGTATTTTATGAAAATTTAAATATAGGCGCACCAACGGGTAACTTCCAAGGAGCAGATAACAGACCGTTTTATGATAGGCGAAATAGAATTGATAATACATATCAAGGAATTTATTTAGCCTCAAACACAGGTGGTGGTAATGCGACTAACGCTACATTTACATTGAGTAAACCATTTGAAAATGGTTTTGCAGGTTCTGTTTCCTATACTTATGGAGAGTCTAACAAAATATTCGACGGTACTTCTTCGCAAAACAGTTCACAATGGAGAAATATTCAAACTGTAAATGGGAAAAACTCCAATTTGCCTGTTACAAGGTCTGATTTTGCACTTGGTAGCCGAATACTGGCCAATGCATCATACGAACTAAAGTGGAATGATAATGTAAAAACAACAGTTGCATTGTTGTATCAAGGTTTCCAAGGAAGCCCATACAGTTTTATTTACAACGAATCCAATAGGGATTTATTAGGTGACGATTCACGTGATAACGCTTTAATATACGTTCCGGCAAGTCAAGGTGAAATAGAATTGGTCAACCTTGTTGATAGAGATGGTAACTTGTTCACTCCCGAACAACAATGGCAAGCTTTGAACACCTTTATCGAAAATGATGAATACCTGAGTACAAGAAGGGGTCAGTATGCGGAACGTAATGCTACTCGTGGACCATGGAGTCATATTGTAGATTTGAAATTCTTACAGGATTTTACCGTTAATGTAGGCAATAAGAAACATACACTTCAATTATCTGCAGATATCTTCAACTTTACCAATTTATTGAACAAAGATTGGGGAAGATTAAATTTCGTAGGTAGTGAGGTTACTCCACTAACTACTGTTTCTACTGGAGATACACCAACTTTTAATTTGAATCCTGGAGCCGTTAATCTTGATGGTACTCCTAATTTCCAAGAATTTGATGATGAAGGTATTCAATCTTCAAGATGGCAAGCCCAATTGGGAGTTCGTTACATATTTAATTAG
- a CDS encoding endonuclease/exonuclease/phosphatase family protein, with the protein MKRIVHIVLFLYTAVALSQGKTYKVRTIAFYNVENLFDTKNDSLIFDDDRTPEGKDHWTLERYENKLKNISQVLSEIGANVTKTSPDIIGVCEIENKQVLEDLIHQPKLRDKDYGIVHFDSPDERGIDVALLYKKAAFIPTSFKSHRLLLTNEKDKRNYTRDQLIVGGLLDNEPMYFLVNHWPSRSGGEARSKPNRLAAARLNRRIIDSILRMDVTAKIISMGDLNDDPRDDSLKKVLKTKGKPKKLEAGDLFNPMEKLYKKGIGSLAYRDKWNLFDQFFFTEPLLKKNEGSYRFWKANVFNPTYLLTKKGQYKGYPYRTYAGGTYTGGYSDHFPVYLFLIKASPNSLK; encoded by the coding sequence ATGAAGCGCATAGTACACATAGTATTGTTCCTATATACCGCCGTTGCCTTATCACAAGGAAAAACGTACAAAGTACGAACCATTGCTTTTTATAATGTCGAAAACCTGTTCGATACCAAAAATGATTCTTTGATTTTTGACGATGACCGTACTCCGGAAGGGAAAGACCATTGGACTTTAGAGCGTTACGAAAACAAGTTAAAAAACATCTCACAAGTGTTGAGCGAGATAGGGGCCAATGTTACCAAAACATCCCCTGATATTATAGGGGTGTGTGAAATTGAAAACAAACAGGTTTTGGAAGACCTTATTCATCAACCCAAACTACGGGACAAAGATTACGGAATCGTTCATTTTGATTCTCCCGATGAACGGGGAATCGATGTTGCCCTACTTTACAAAAAAGCCGCTTTTATACCTACTTCGTTCAAAAGCCACCGCCTATTGCTTACAAATGAAAAAGATAAACGAAACTACACGAGGGACCAATTGATCGTTGGTGGTTTATTGGATAATGAGCCCATGTATTTTTTAGTGAACCATTGGCCTTCCCGCAGTGGTGGCGAGGCACGTAGCAAACCTAACCGATTGGCAGCTGCAAGATTGAACAGACGCATAATCGATTCTATATTGCGTATGGATGTCACAGCAAAAATCATAAGTATGGGCGATTTAAACGACGACCCAAGGGACGATAGTCTTAAAAAGGTTTTGAAGACCAAAGGCAAACCCAAAAAATTGGAAGCGGGCGATTTGTTCAATCCGATGGAAAAACTGTACAAAAAAGGTATCGGTTCATTGGCCTATAGGGATAAATGGAACCTATTTGACCAATTTTTCTTTACCGAACCCCTACTTAAAAAGAATGAAGGTTCATACCGCTTTTGGAAAGCCAATGTCTTTAACCCTACCTACCTTCTTACAAAAAAGGGGCAGTACAAAGGCTATCCTTACAGAACGTATGCCGGTGGCACGTATACGGGAGGTTATAGCGATCATTTTCCCGTGTACCTATTTTTGATAAAGGCTTCTCCTAATTCTCTAAAGTAA
- a CDS encoding 3-keto-disaccharide hydrolase yields the protein MKNILLLLALTFSIGLTAQESKPLFNGENLDGWTNYGTEKWYVQDGLLICESGPDAQYGYLATNEHYKDFELNLEFKQEADGNSGVFIRSTIKGTKVSGWQVEVAPPGKHTGGVYESYGRGWLIKPEAEKESVLKAGEWNQMKIRVKGDKLTSWLNGTEMITITDEKIGAGEGSVALQIHDGGGIKVKWRNIRLTQL from the coding sequence ATGAAAAATATACTATTACTCCTAGCGCTTACCTTTTCAATTGGTCTTACTGCCCAAGAATCCAAGCCGCTCTTTAATGGCGAAAACCTAGATGGGTGGACAAATTATGGCACGGAGAAATGGTACGTACAAGATGGGCTCTTGATTTGTGAAAGTGGCCCGGACGCCCAATATGGGTACTTGGCCACTAACGAGCATTATAAAGATTTTGAACTAAACCTTGAATTTAAACAAGAGGCAGACGGTAATAGCGGTGTTTTTATACGTTCTACCATTAAGGGTACAAAAGTAAGTGGCTGGCAGGTAGAGGTGGCACCGCCCGGAAAGCATACGGGTGGCGTTTATGAGTCTTATGGTCGTGGATGGTTAATAAAACCTGAGGCCGAAAAGGAAAGTGTGCTCAAGGCTGGGGAATGGAACCAAATGAAAATCAGGGTTAAGGGGGATAAACTTACTTCATGGCTGAACGGAACCGAAATGATAACCATTACAGATGAAAAAATAGGGGCCGGTGAGGGCTCGGTAGCATTGCAGATTCATGATGGTGGGGGGATAAAAGTAAAATGGCGCAATATTCGGCTGACCCAATTATAG
- a CDS encoding peptidoglycan DD-metalloendopeptidase family protein, which yields MQKYWGAILLVWVIFSCKEEKPVNKDIVKVEVPAEPVVIKHFGFNVDDFIVVNDTVKNGDSFGELMLKNKVDYPKIAKISEDFKDTFDVRKIRVGKPYTILKSKDTTQAAQVFIYENDRINYTVVDLRDSVMAYTNKKDVKYVEREVSGIIETNLSEAILKQGIDYSVTHNLANVYAWTIDFSMLQKNDKFKIVYKEKYINDSIYAGSESIEAAYFEHNGKPIYAFAYENDSLKSIVDYYDEKANNLRRTFLRMPVEFGRLSSRYNLKRRIRYYGYKLRPHKGTDYAAAIGTPILATADGTVVESTRRGGNGKYVKIRHNETYSTQYLHMKKQNVKKGEFVRQGDVIGWVGMTGNTGGPHVCYRFWKNGKQVDPLREELPLAEPLHETLRPAYFEFIASKKEQLDCIVYPDIPAGEEIDDLVTLNQ from the coding sequence ATGCAAAAATATTGGGGCGCAATTTTACTCGTATGGGTTATCTTCTCATGTAAAGAAGAAAAGCCTGTGAATAAAGATATCGTTAAAGTAGAAGTGCCGGCAGAACCGGTCGTTATAAAACATTTTGGATTCAATGTAGATGATTTCATCGTTGTGAACGATACTGTAAAGAACGGTGATAGTTTTGGTGAGTTAATGCTTAAAAACAAAGTGGATTATCCAAAAATCGCCAAAATTTCAGAGGATTTTAAAGATACTTTTGACGTTCGTAAAATTCGTGTAGGCAAACCCTACACCATTTTAAAGTCCAAGGATACCACCCAAGCTGCCCAGGTTTTTATCTATGAGAACGATCGTATAAACTACACCGTGGTAGATTTACGCGACAGTGTCATGGCATACACCAATAAAAAAGATGTGAAATATGTGGAGAGGGAGGTTTCCGGTATTATAGAGACAAATTTGTCCGAAGCCATATTAAAACAAGGTATTGATTACAGTGTTACCCACAATCTGGCAAACGTGTACGCCTGGACCATAGACTTTTCGATGCTTCAAAAAAATGATAAGTTCAAGATAGTATATAAAGAGAAGTATATCAACGATTCCATCTACGCTGGTTCGGAATCTATTGAAGCGGCTTACTTTGAGCATAACGGTAAACCCATATATGCCTTTGCCTATGAGAATGACTCTCTCAAAAGTATTGTAGATTATTATGATGAAAAGGCCAACAACTTGAGGCGCACCTTTTTGAGAATGCCGGTAGAGTTCGGAAGATTATCGTCCAGATATAATTTAAAGCGTAGAATACGGTATTACGGTTATAAACTAAGACCACACAAAGGAACCGACTATGCGGCAGCCATCGGAACCCCTATTTTGGCCACGGCAGATGGCACCGTGGTAGAATCTACCCGTAGGGGCGGTAATGGAAAATATGTAAAGATCCGACATAATGAAACCTACTCAACGCAATATCTCCACATGAAAAAGCAAAATGTGAAAAAAGGGGAATTCGTTCGTCAAGGCGATGTGATAGGCTGGGTAGGGATGACCGGTAACACAGGCGGCCCACACGTATGTTACCGCTTCTGGAAAAATGGTAAGCAAGTAGATCCGTTGCGCGAAGAACTGCCTTTGGCCGAACCTTTGCACGAAACACTGCGACCCGCTTACTTTGAATTTATAGCCTCAAAAAAGGAGCAACTGGACTGTATTGTATATCCGGATATTCCCGCAGGGGAAGAGATTGATGATTTGGTAACGTTAAATCAATAA
- a CDS encoding carboxypeptidase-like regulatory domain-containing protein — MRFFFLLALAANIISAQESIVVSGYILDKQAKEPLENVMVYIEGNQVEVQTQTDGFFQIPIPKEGEYILNISLTDYLTKRIPISLENRPLDLGTVYLEKDIAREKTDNLITLTDSDLSDDDGASITSGLLQATRDVFLNRAAFDFGQAFFRVRGYDSQNGRVLINGIPMNKFFDGRPQWNNWGGLNDVIRNQQFTNGLEASDYTFGGILGNTNIDARPSGLRPGTRLSSSISNRTYAGRVMATYSSGVKQNGLSYTVSGSRRWAEQGYIEGTLYDAFSFFGAVEYQFDKKNSASFTSIMASNRRGRSSAITEEVFNLAGKQYNPYWGEQNGEIRNSRERKIVEPIFMLNHFYTSDKLNLNTGISYQFGKNARSRLGYYNAPNPDPTYYRYLPSFYINSPIGANFISANLAREGFLENPQIQWNDIYTANTDEKAAYVLYDDIAEDTQLTLNTIGNLEISDRAQVDIGITYKNLDSDNYAKIADLLGAGFHQDIDPFSNTLNDVNGTLEKREGDIFNYRYAINVSSLDGFAQLRLNYDSWNGYVAANYSNTNYQRKGVFLNERFLENSIGLGKRVSFTDFGFKGGFTYKITGRHWVTLNAAHLKRAPVLQNIFINPRENNEVVPNVQSETVTTADLNYFIRLPKLTGRITGFYTRFQNTTDVNFFFVDAGVGSDFVQEVLTDLDKLHLGGEIGLEYQLSSSVKISAVAAIGKYVYASNPSVSINFDTAGAEEDLINPDGAIDLGMAAIKDYKLAQGPQQAYAFGIEYRDPKYWWIGATTNYLANNYANISTITRTQSFLLDPETGEAFPGATPENVAKLLDQKPLDNFYLLNLVGGKSWLKNGKYISLFASINNAFDAVFRTGGYEQSRNGNFGQLQQDNLSGTPSFAPKYWYGYGRTYFLNLAFSF; from the coding sequence ATGCGGTTCTTTTTTCTTTTGGCCTTAGCCGCAAATATTATAAGTGCGCAGGAAAGTATAGTGGTTTCAGGATATATTTTGGATAAACAAGCGAAGGAACCTCTTGAAAATGTTATGGTTTATATAGAAGGAAACCAAGTTGAGGTACAAACCCAAACGGATGGTTTTTTCCAAATCCCCATACCGAAAGAAGGGGAGTACATTCTAAATATTTCTCTAACCGACTACCTTACCAAACGCATACCCATAAGCCTGGAAAACCGGCCGTTGGATTTGGGTACTGTGTATTTGGAAAAAGATATAGCCCGTGAAAAAACGGATAACCTAATTACGCTTACCGATTCTGATTTGTCGGATGATGACGGCGCTTCTATTACTTCGGGCTTGTTACAAGCCACCAGGGATGTGTTTTTAAATAGGGCCGCTTTTGATTTTGGACAGGCATTTTTTCGTGTTCGGGGATATGATTCCCAAAATGGGAGAGTTTTGATCAACGGTATTCCCATGAACAAGTTCTTTGATGGTCGTCCGCAATGGAACAATTGGGGCGGGCTAAACGATGTAATCAGAAATCAACAGTTTACCAACGGTTTGGAGGCTTCGGACTATACCTTTGGCGGAATCCTTGGCAATACGAACATAGATGCCAGACCGTCTGGTTTGCGACCGGGTACCCGTTTATCCTCATCAATTTCAAATAGAACATATGCCGGTAGGGTAATGGCCACGTATAGCTCCGGGGTCAAACAAAATGGACTGTCGTACACGGTTTCAGGGTCGCGCCGATGGGCAGAACAAGGCTATATAGAGGGTACTTTGTACGATGCTTTTTCATTTTTTGGCGCAGTGGAATATCAATTTGATAAAAAAAACAGCGCGAGTTTCACGAGCATCATGGCCAGTAATCGCCGCGGACGTTCCTCTGCGATTACTGAAGAGGTTTTTAATTTGGCAGGTAAGCAGTACAATCCCTATTGGGGAGAACAAAACGGTGAGATTAGAAATTCAAGGGAACGCAAAATCGTGGAGCCCATTTTTATGTTGAATCATTTTTATACATCGGATAAGTTGAATTTGAATACGGGGATTTCGTACCAATTTGGGAAAAACGCCCGAAGTAGGTTGGGCTATTACAATGCTCCCAATCCCGACCCTACATATTACAGATATTTGCCCAGTTTCTACATAAATAGTCCCATAGGGGCTAATTTTATCAGTGCCAATTTGGCGAGAGAAGGGTTTTTGGAAAATCCACAAATACAGTGGAATGATATCTACACGGCCAATACAGATGAAAAAGCTGCATATGTATTATATGACGATATCGCCGAAGATACCCAGCTCACCTTAAATACCATAGGTAATTTGGAGATTTCCGATCGTGCTCAAGTCGATATTGGGATTACCTATAAAAATTTAGATTCCGACAATTATGCAAAAATAGCTGATTTGCTCGGGGCTGGGTTCCATCAAGATATCGACCCTTTCTCCAATACTTTAAACGACGTTAATGGTACACTTGAAAAACGTGAAGGCGATATTTTTAATTACCGGTATGCAATCAATGTATCTTCGTTGGATGGTTTTGCCCAATTGCGCCTTAATTATGATAGCTGGAACGGTTATGTAGCCGCGAACTATAGTAATACCAATTACCAACGTAAAGGAGTATTCTTGAACGAGAGGTTTTTGGAAAATTCAATAGGTTTGGGGAAAAGAGTATCTTTTACAGACTTTGGTTTTAAAGGGGGTTTTACCTATAAAATTACGGGCAGACATTGGGTTACACTGAATGCGGCCCATCTCAAACGGGCTCCAGTATTGCAAAATATATTTATAAACCCTAGGGAAAATAATGAAGTAGTGCCCAACGTGCAAAGCGAGACCGTCACTACTGCCGATCTGAACTATTTTATAAGGCTCCCAAAATTAACGGGTCGTATTACAGGTTTTTATACGCGTTTTCAAAATACGACAGACGTCAACTTCTTTTTTGTGGATGCAGGCGTGGGTTCTGATTTTGTACAAGAAGTACTTACCGATTTGGACAAGCTACATTTGGGTGGCGAGATAGGGCTGGAGTATCAATTGTCGTCTTCGGTAAAGATATCCGCTGTTGCGGCAATAGGCAAATATGTGTATGCAAGTAATCCATCGGTTTCCATAAATTTTGATACTGCCGGTGCCGAGGAAGATTTGATAAACCCTGATGGGGCCATTGATTTAGGAATGGCTGCCATAAAAGATTACAAATTGGCGCAAGGTCCGCAACAGGCCTATGCTTTTGGGATTGAATATAGAGACCCCAAGTATTGGTGGATTGGTGCGACCACCAATTATCTGGCGAACAATTACGCCAATATTTCTACGATTACCAGAACACAAAGTTTTCTGTTGGACCCGGAAACCGGAGAGGCTTTCCCTGGTGCCACACCAGAAAATGTTGCCAAGCTCCTAGACCAAAAACCACTCGATAACTTTTATCTTTTGAATTTGGTAGGGGGTAAATCATGGTTAAAAAACGGGAAATATATAAGCCTATTCGCCAGTATCAATAATGCCTTTGATGCTGTTTTTAGAACAGGGGGCTATGAACAAAGCAGAAACGGTAATTTTGGACAGTTACAACAAGATAATTTGAGCGGAACGCCATCTTTTGCTCCAAAATATTGGTACGGTTACGGTCGCACCTATTTTTTGAACTTGGCATTTAGTTTCTAA
- the pgi gene encoding glucose-6-phosphate isomerase, protein MPLQNIDPTTTIAWKKLTEHFKETRHTHLKNLFSSDAQRAETFTLRWNDFLVDYSKNRITSKTTRLLLALAQEVQLKDAIQKYFEGDAINETEGRAVLHTALRAKKTDTVLVNGANVIPEVYKVKEHIKSFTKAIISGESTGYTGKPFTDVVNIGIGGSDLGPAMVTEALKFYKNHLNVHFVSNVDGDHVHEVLKGLNPETTLFVIVSKTFTTQETLSNATTIKKWFLDNGGEQTDIAKHFAAVSTNTAKIKEFGISAKNVFPMWDWVGGRFSLWSAVGLSIALAVGYENFDSMLVGANEMDEHFKTTDFKDNIPVVLALLSVWYNNFYGADTEAIIPYTQYLSRFSAYLQQGFMESNGKSMDRNGHRVEHETGTILWGEPGTNSQHAFFQLMHQGTKLIPTDFIGYKESLHGDKDHHNKLMANFFAQTEALMNGKTAETVEQELLEKNISQDEIKKLVPFKIFEGNKPTTTFLIDKLTPKSLGALIAMYEHKIFVQGVIWNVFSFDQWGVELGKQLATAILKDIENSEITDHDGSTLQLLQYFKS, encoded by the coding sequence ATGCCTTTACAGAACATAGACCCTACTACGACCATAGCTTGGAAAAAGCTTACCGAACACTTTAAGGAAACCCGACATACACATTTAAAAAATCTTTTTTCTTCTGATGCGCAGCGTGCCGAAACGTTTACATTGCGATGGAATGATTTTTTAGTGGACTACTCCAAAAACCGGATCACTTCCAAAACCACACGACTTTTGCTCGCATTGGCTCAAGAAGTTCAGTTAAAAGATGCCATTCAAAAATACTTTGAGGGAGACGCCATAAACGAGACCGAAGGTAGAGCAGTACTTCATACGGCCTTAAGAGCCAAAAAAACGGATACCGTTTTGGTCAATGGCGCCAATGTTATCCCAGAGGTATATAAGGTAAAAGAGCATATAAAATCATTTACCAAGGCAATTATCTCGGGAGAAAGTACAGGTTACACGGGAAAACCCTTTACCGATGTTGTAAATATTGGTATAGGAGGCTCTGATCTAGGTCCGGCCATGGTAACCGAAGCTTTGAAATTTTATAAAAATCATCTTAACGTACATTTTGTAAGCAATGTAGACGGTGATCACGTTCACGAGGTTTTGAAGGGGCTAAATCCGGAAACAACACTTTTTGTGATTGTTTCCAAAACGTTTACTACCCAAGAAACTTTGAGCAATGCAACGACGATTAAAAAATGGTTTCTTGATAATGGAGGTGAACAAACCGATATCGCAAAACATTTCGCAGCGGTTTCAACCAACACGGCAAAGATCAAAGAGTTTGGTATTTCGGCCAAAAATGTCTTTCCCATGTGGGATTGGGTAGGCGGTCGGTTTTCATTGTGGAGTGCCGTTGGCCTTTCGATAGCACTGGCGGTGGGTTACGAAAATTTTGACAGTATGCTCGTGGGAGCCAATGAAATGGACGAGCATTTTAAAACCACTGATTTTAAAGATAACATTCCTGTAGTATTGGCATTGTTGAGCGTGTGGTACAATAATTTTTATGGGGCCGATACCGAGGCCATAATTCCCTATACCCAATATTTAAGTAGGTTTTCCGCATATCTTCAACAAGGCTTTATGGAGAGTAACGGCAAAAGTATGGATAGAAACGGTCATAGGGTAGAGCACGAGACCGGAACCATTTTATGGGGAGAACCGGGCACCAATTCACAACATGCCTTCTTTCAGTTAATGCATCAGGGCACAAAATTGATTCCCACGGATTTTATAGGATACAAAGAATCACTTCATGGGGATAAAGACCATCACAATAAGTTAATGGCCAATTTCTTTGCCCAGACCGAAGCCCTTATGAACGGTAAAACCGCGGAAACCGTTGAGCAGGAACTTTTGGAAAAAAATATCTCCCAGGATGAAATTAAAAAATTGGTGCCCTTCAAAATATTCGAGGGCAATAAACCAACGACAACTTTTTTGATCGATAAGCTCACCCCGAAAAGTTTAGGTGCGCTTATAGCCATGTACGAACATAAGATTTTTGTACAAGGTGTTATTTGGAATGTATTTAGTTTTGATCAATGGGGCGTAGAATTGGGCAAGCAATTGGCAACTGCCATTTTAAAGGATATAGAAAATTCCGAAATCACCGATCATGACGGTTCTACATTGCAGCTTCTGCAATATTTTAAGAGTTAA